Proteins co-encoded in one Chionomys nivalis chromosome 6, mChiNiv1.1, whole genome shotgun sequence genomic window:
- the LOC130875395 gene encoding cartilage intermediate layer protein 2-like: protein MAPPLPLFCLCIAAAHLVGAQDANPTKERTAATRELVGWPPDPGQPSPALEDWEEASEWTSWFNVDHPGGDGDFESLAAIRFYYGPARVCPRPLALEARTTDWALPASMGERVHANPARGFWCLNREQPRGRRCSNYHVRFRCPVGAAWGEWGAWGLCSKSCGPGRRLRRRSCQSSSGDTCPGSPQEAQKCVRSRCPDVGLYTDTRFPGPEGSGPRCGDAGARCCSVLRLESRDIRCSGYVLPVKVVAECGCRKCLPRRGLVRGRVVAADSGEPLRFASILLGRAPIGFTSYQGDFTIEVPPATERLVVTFVDPSGEFVDSVRVLPFDPRGAGVYHEVRALRKAATVLLDAERGGAIPLGGVEEAPAPALGELVLPPGTFRHPDGRPYAGPVEARVTFVDPRDLASARAASSDLRFLDSSGELAPLRTYGMFAVDLRAPGSAEQLHAARATVRVDAEHVRMPGHAEALALWSLEPETGL from the exons ATGGCACCACCGCTGCCCTTGTTCTGTCTCTGCATCGCAGCCGCGCACCTAGTGGGAGCGCAAG ATGCTAACCCCACCAAGGAGCGCACTGCAGCCACCAGGGAACTTGTAGGATGGCCGCCAGACCCCGGCCAGCCCTCGCCAGCCCTGGAGGACTGGGAGG AGGCCAGCGAGTGGACGTCGTGGTTCAACGTAGACCACCCCGGAGGAGATGGCGACTTCGAGAGCCTGGCCGCCATCCGCTTCTACTACGGTCCCGCGCGCGTGTGCCCGCGGCCGCTGGCGCTGGAGGCGCGCACCACAGACTGGGCGCTACCGGCCTCCATGGGCGAGCGCGTGCACGCCAACCCGGCACGCGGTTTCTGGTGTCTCAATCGGGAGCAGCCCCGAGGCCGCCGCTGCTCCAACTACCACGTGCGCTTCCGCTGCCCAGTGG GGGCCGCGTGGGGCGAATGGGGCGCGTGGGGTCTCTGCTCCAAGAGCTGCGGGCCAGGCCGTCGCCTGCGCCGCCGCAGCTGTCAAAGCTCTTCTGGGGATACGTGTCCTGGGAGCCCCCAGGAGGCGCAGAAGTGCGTGAGGTCCAGGTGTCCAG ACGTGGGCCTGTACACGGACACGCGCTTCCCGGGCCCCGAGGGCTCCGGCCCTCGCTGTGGGGACGCGGGCGCTCGCTGCTGCTCGGTGCTGCGCCTGGAGAGCAGGGACATCCGCTGCTCCGGCTACGTACTCCCGGTGAAGGTGGTGGCCGAGTGTGGCTGTCGCAAGTGCCTGCCCCGACGGGGGCTGGTGAGGGGCCGGGTGGTGGCTGCGGACTCGGGGGAGCCCCTGCGCTTCGCCAGCATCCTGCTGGGCCGTGCGCCCATCGGCTTCACCTCCTACCAGGGCGACTTCACCATCGAGGTGCCGCCGGCCACCGAGCGCCTCGTGGTGACCTTCGTGGACCCGAGTGGAGAGTTCGTGGACAGCGTTCGCGTGCTGCCCTTCGACCCCCGCGGCGCCGGCGTGTACCACGAAGTCCGTGCGCTGCGCAAGGCGGCCACAGTGCTGCTGGACGCGGAGCGCGGCGGTGCAATCCCGCTGGGCGGCGTGGAAGAGGCGCCGGCTCCAGCGCTAGGTGAGCTGGTTTTGCCGCCCGGTACCTTCCGCCACCCCGACGGCCGTCCCTACGCCGGGCCGGTGGAGGCGCGTGTCACCTTCGTGGACCCCCGTGACCTGGCGTCGGCGCGCGCGGCGTCCAGCGACCTGCGCTTCCTGGACAGCTCGGGCGAACTGGCGCCGCTGCGCACCTACGGCATGTTCGCCGTCGACCTGCGCGCGCCCGGCTCTGCAGAGCAACTGCACGCGGCGCGCGCGACCGTGCGCGTGGACGCCGAGCACGTGCGCATGCCCGGCCATGCGGAGGCTCTGGCACTCTGGTCGCTGGAGCCGGAGACCGGCCTG